A single genomic interval of Cellvibrio sp. PSBB023 harbors:
- the tyrS gene encoding tyrosine--tRNA ligase yields the protein MTNDFFDELQQRGLIAQTSNPAQLRECLAVPQTVYCGFDPTAGSLHIGHLVPLLMLKRFSDAGHKAIALIGGATGMIGDPSFKAAERRLNTTGQVAQWASQLSEQITALMSPHLNQPLWVANNGDWLQQLPLLDFLRDVGKHFSINAMIRKESVRQRLERPEQGISFTEFSYSLLQAYDFAMLNKTHGCTLQIGGNDQWGNIVSGIDLTRRLNGAKVDGLTLPLITKADGTKFGKTESGTIWLDASKTSPYRFYQFWLNTDDKDVYRLLAYYTFLSCDQIAQIAEQDRTAPGKPSAQGILAGHVTRFVHGSEGLASAQRITHALFSGGITALSLSELQQLALDGLPCVTVQKEMSIVDALVTSQLAPSKSKARALLQANAIRINGEQIADGYLLEHFALFDRYWILQRGNKHFCLLSLQTVTQ from the coding sequence ATGACCAACGATTTTTTTGATGAGCTGCAGCAGCGCGGTTTAATTGCACAAACGTCCAATCCGGCGCAATTGCGCGAATGTTTAGCTGTGCCACAAACGGTGTACTGTGGTTTTGATCCTACCGCGGGTAGTTTGCATATTGGTCATTTGGTGCCGCTGTTAATGCTCAAGCGCTTTAGCGATGCGGGGCATAAAGCGATTGCATTAATTGGCGGCGCCACTGGCATGATTGGCGATCCCAGCTTTAAAGCCGCCGAACGCCGTTTAAATACGACAGGGCAGGTTGCGCAGTGGGCCAGTCAACTCAGCGAGCAAATTACCGCTTTAATGTCGCCCCACCTGAATCAGCCATTATGGGTGGCCAATAATGGCGATTGGCTACAACAACTGCCTTTGCTTGATTTCTTGCGCGATGTTGGCAAACATTTTTCCATCAATGCAATGATCCGCAAGGAATCGGTACGGCAGCGATTGGAGCGCCCTGAGCAGGGTATTTCTTTTACGGAATTCAGCTACTCACTGTTACAGGCTTATGATTTTGCCATGCTTAACAAAACTCACGGCTGCACACTGCAAATTGGCGGCAACGATCAATGGGGCAATATTGTGAGCGGTATTGATTTAACACGGCGGCTAAACGGTGCAAAAGTGGATGGCCTCACCTTGCCATTGATCACCAAAGCCGACGGTACTAAATTTGGCAAAACCGAAAGCGGTACTATTTGGTTGGATGCCAGCAAAACCTCGCCTTACCGCTTCTACCAGTTTTGGCTAAACACAGATGACAAGGATGTATACCGCCTGCTGGCCTACTACACCTTTTTATCCTGTGACCAAATAGCGCAGATCGCCGAACAGGATCGCACAGCACCTGGTAAACCATCGGCGCAAGGTATATTGGCAGGGCATGTCACTCGTTTTGTTCATGGCAGCGAAGGTTTGGCGTCGGCACAGCGTATTACCCATGCTTTATTTTCTGGCGGTATAACCGCATTAAGCCTGTCTGAATTACAACAATTAGCGTTGGATGGTTTGCCCTGTGTGACGGTGCAAAAAGAAATGTCGATAGTGGATGCACTCGTGACTTCACAGCTTGCACCATCCAAAAGCAAAGCGCGTGCATTATTGCAAGCCAATGCCATACGCATTAATGGCGAACAAATCGCGGATGGATATTTACTTGAACACTTTGCGCTGTTTGATCGCTACTGGATTTTGCAGCGCGGCAACAAGCATTTTTGTTTGCTGAGTTTGCAGACTGTTACTCAGTGA
- a CDS encoding LuxR C-terminal-related transcriptional regulator: MSDIQQLADVVASIKSPGFGSMLAAYLQSRLECDHVLMLGCRTDKHPIYLYDSISNNRDFLFQRYLTGSYLEDPFYRAAQQHAQAGVLRLADVIREPHALRDYRDHFTCKTAMYDELCLFTRLDSHRWLLLFVGYGDENPARHHKAYQELLRLQPLLDALLQQHWGAHSFSLSAGAANKTELQQFLARALASFGEPVLSKREQEITLLLIQGFDSQEIAEMSAISVGTVKNHRKKIYAKLRIASLSELFQLFLTHLLSS, encoded by the coding sequence ATGAGTGATATTCAACAGCTGGCCGATGTGGTGGCCAGTATTAAATCCCCCGGCTTTGGTTCGATGTTGGCGGCCTACTTACAGTCACGCCTTGAGTGCGATCATGTATTAATGCTCGGCTGTCGTACCGACAAGCATCCTATTTATCTTTACGATTCGATTTCCAATAATCGCGATTTTTTATTTCAGCGCTACTTAACCGGCTCTTACCTTGAGGATCCGTTTTATCGCGCCGCACAACAACACGCCCAGGCAGGAGTGTTGCGCTTGGCGGATGTGATCCGCGAGCCCCATGCATTGCGCGATTACCGCGACCACTTCACCTGCAAAACTGCGATGTATGACGAACTCTGTTTGTTTACCCGGTTGGATAGTCACCGTTGGTTGCTGTTGTTCGTCGGCTATGGCGACGAAAACCCAGCGCGTCATCACAAGGCTTATCAGGAATTACTGCGTTTGCAACCCTTGCTGGATGCATTGTTACAACAGCACTGGGGCGCACACAGTTTTAGCCTATCGGCCGGCGCTGCCAATAAAACTGAATTGCAGCAGTTTCTCGCACGCGCCTTGGCATCCTTTGGTGAGCCTGTACTCAGCAAGCGCGAGCAGGAAATTACCTTGTTATTGATTCAAGGTTTTGACTCACAAGAAATTGCGGAGATGTCGGCCATATCGGTGGGTACAGTGAAAAACCATCGCAAAAAAATCTACGCCAAATTGCGCATCGCCTCGCTCAGTGAATTGTTTCAATTGTTCCTGACGCATTTGTTATCGAGTTAA